Proteins from a genomic interval of Poecile atricapillus isolate bPoeAtr1 chromosome 1, bPoeAtr1.hap1, whole genome shotgun sequence:
- the TMSB4X gene encoding thymosin beta-4, whose amino-acid sequence MSDKPDMAEIEKFDKSKLKKTETQEKNPLPSKETIEQEKQAGES is encoded by the exons ATGTCCGACAAACCAGACATGGCTGAGATCGAGAAATTTGACAAGTCCAAATTGAAGAAGACAGAGACGCAAGAGAAAAACCCGCTGCCTTCAAAAGAAA CAATTGAACAGGAGAAGCAAGCGGGTGAATCGTAA